One genomic window of Maribacter aquivivus includes the following:
- a CDS encoding pentapeptide repeat-containing protein, translating to MTNDDGKVLHNTVFEFINCHFYGDLVAEESTLDCKVKFRNCHFHGDVNFRNTTFKDLADFWKCTFHKPITFYKTDFYSTVVFSASTFKENVLFTYTLIDKLMILRGTNPEKGFDLSLAIIAGQISVYDFKMDDYKSFGKIYKETNKAIDENKSLEYSDAYETIYDAAVTIGHKIPIENKRETYRILKSQLESHKNFIDAVPYRVMENKTLLKESWKKLVNGHTFSRPISNIIVLSLNAISNWFGQSYILGFIFTASIGGLFFTWMLSYIGHFELTTDVTEWQWQYYVQYLNPTHRADFMKAVDENPSQGFYILDFVGRIFIGYGIYQIIQAFRKYK from the coding sequence ATGACCAATGATGATGGTAAGGTTTTGCATAACACCGTATTTGAGTTCATCAATTGCCATTTCTATGGAGATTTAGTAGCAGAAGAGTCTACATTAGATTGCAAAGTAAAATTCCGCAATTGTCATTTTCACGGTGATGTAAATTTCCGTAACACTACTTTCAAGGATTTAGCAGACTTCTGGAAATGTACCTTTCATAAGCCTATTACATTTTACAAAACAGATTTCTACAGTACAGTTGTTTTTTCAGCATCCACATTTAAAGAGAACGTACTGTTTACATACACTTTGATTGATAAGCTTATGATTTTACGTGGTACAAACCCAGAAAAAGGTTTTGATTTATCATTAGCCATCATCGCAGGTCAAATAAGCGTTTATGATTTTAAAATGGATGACTACAAGTCATTTGGAAAAATCTATAAAGAGACAAATAAAGCGATAGACGAAAACAAAAGCCTTGAATATAGTGATGCGTATGAGACAATATATGATGCAGCTGTTACCATTGGACATAAGATACCTATTGAAAATAAGAGGGAAACATACCGAATTTTAAAAAGTCAGCTAGAGTCACATAAAAATTTTATTGATGCTGTTCCTTATAGAGTGATGGAAAACAAGACACTTTTAAAAGAGTCTTGGAAAAAGCTAGTAAATGGTCATACATTCAGCAGACCTATATCAAATATCATAGTGTTATCACTTAATGCAATATCCAACTGGTTTGGTCAATCCTATATATTAGGATTTATATTCACAGCAAGCATCGGAGGTTTGTTTTTTACTTGGATGCTTTCGTATATAGGACATTTTGAGCTGACTACAGATGTCACTGAGTGGCAATGGCAGTATTATGTACAATACTTGAATCCTACACATAGAGCTGACTTTATGAAAGCCGTAGATGAAAACCCTAGTCAAGGTTTTTATATTTTAGATTTCGTAGGACGAATTTTTATAGGATATGGTATCTATCAAATCATACAGGCTTTTAGGAAATATAAATAG
- a CDS encoding type I restriction endonuclease subunit R — MTTQPEQILENNLVAQLVALGYKKVEIVDEVSMLSNLKVQLEKHNKVTLSEQDFKQILNYINKGSIFDRAKILRDRVPYVNDKGENRTIELINQIHWCRNQYQVTQQVTIEGKYKNRYDVTILINGLPLVQIELKRRGLELKEAFNQINRYERHSFGAGAGLFQFIQLFVISNGVNTKYYANSPIKARSFKQTFYWTDTKNKLITQLSDFSGIFLEPCHVSKMICKYVVMNESGRYLMVLRPYQFYAVEAIIDTVKTTTKNGYIWHTTGSGKTLTSFKTSQILTQMPQVHKVVFVVDRKDLDYQTTKEFNSFSKGSIDGTNDTSTLVKQLTGDAKLIVTTIQKLNTAVTKSRYIKKMDSLKDKRVIFIFDECHRSQFGKTHEAIKTFFENSQMFGFTGTPIFEDNAGKNEYGKRTTAMLFNKDLHKYVITDAIRDENVLKFSVEYIQTFKKKDGIQDIDVEAINEKEVMEAPERLDAITNYIVANHNRKTHSREFTAIFCVSNVDTLIKYYNLFQQKKEAREHNLRIATIFSYNANEDDKEAVGDTWTDDEFAMAAEPAASYGTAEKNQHTREHLEGFIGDYNKMFATNYSTKDSQSFYNYYNDIAKRVKHKQVDILLVVNMFLTGFDSKSLNTIYVDKNLRYHGLIQAYSRTNRILNELKSQGNIVAFRNLKERTDEAISLFSNINAKDEIIMQPYEEYVEKINAAFIVLLQIAPTVNTVNNLKDEEEELAFAKAFRELMRLKNILSTFTEFTFDDLSVNEQTFEDYKSKYLDLYDKVKSHDAKEKVSILQDIDFELELIHRDEINVAYILKLLAKLKDATPEDKVKQEKAIYDIIAGDTRLRSKRELIEKFISQHLPLIEDSEDIGDEFANFINIEKMRAIKDLSDKEDLDAIKLEKVIGDYLFTEKKPLRDDIVDLMNERPSLKERKIKSERVTSKILKFIETFISGISN; from the coding sequence ATGACAACACAACCAGAACAAATATTAGAGAATAACCTAGTTGCACAGCTAGTCGCATTAGGCTACAAAAAGGTTGAGATAGTTGATGAGGTCTCTATGTTGTCTAATTTGAAAGTGCAATTAGAGAAGCACAACAAAGTCACATTGTCTGAGCAAGATTTTAAGCAAATACTTAATTATATAAATAAAGGGTCAATTTTTGACCGTGCAAAAATATTACGTGACCGTGTACCCTATGTAAACGATAAAGGTGAGAACAGGACTATAGAACTCATCAACCAGATACACTGGTGTAGAAACCAATATCAGGTCACACAGCAAGTCACCATAGAAGGTAAATACAAAAACCGTTATGATGTTACAATTCTAATTAATGGTTTACCGCTAGTACAAATTGAGCTAAAACGTAGAGGTTTAGAACTCAAAGAAGCATTTAACCAGATTAACCGCTACGAGCGTCACAGTTTTGGAGCTGGAGCTGGTTTATTTCAGTTTATACAGTTGTTTGTAATTAGTAACGGAGTCAATACCAAGTACTACGCAAACAGTCCTATTAAAGCTCGTTCCTTCAAGCAAACCTTTTACTGGACAGATACCAAAAATAAGCTCATCACGCAGCTTTCAGACTTTTCAGGAATATTCTTAGAGCCGTGTCACGTATCAAAAATGATTTGTAAATACGTTGTGATGAACGAATCTGGACGTTACTTAATGGTATTACGTCCGTACCAGTTCTATGCAGTAGAAGCCATCATTGATACCGTAAAAACAACAACTAAAAACGGTTACATCTGGCATACTACGGGTTCAGGTAAAACATTAACCTCGTTCAAGACCAGTCAAATACTTACACAGATGCCACAAGTACATAAAGTGGTTTTTGTAGTAGATAGGAAAGATTTAGATTATCAGACAACGAAAGAATTTAATAGCTTCAGTAAAGGCAGCATTGACGGTACAAATGATACCTCAACGCTAGTAAAACAGTTAACTGGAGATGCAAAGCTAATAGTAACCACGATTCAAAAACTTAACACAGCAGTGACAAAGTCACGTTATATTAAGAAAATGGACTCGCTAAAAGATAAACGAGTAATTTTCATTTTTGATGAGTGCCACCGTTCACAGTTCGGAAAGACACACGAAGCAATTAAAACATTTTTTGAGAATAGCCAGATGTTTGGTTTTACAGGAACACCAATTTTTGAAGATAATGCTGGTAAAAATGAATACGGTAAACGTACAACTGCAATGCTATTTAATAAGGATTTGCATAAGTATGTCATTACCGATGCGATACGTGACGAGAACGTATTAAAATTCTCAGTGGAGTATATTCAGACATTTAAAAAGAAAGATGGTATTCAGGATATCGATGTGGAAGCAATTAACGAGAAGGAGGTAATGGAAGCACCGGAGCGTCTAGATGCTATTACTAACTATATTGTAGCAAATCATAACAGGAAAACTCATAGCCGTGAGTTTACAGCGATTTTTTGTGTGAGTAATGTGGACACCTTAATCAAGTATTACAATCTGTTTCAGCAGAAAAAGGAAGCAAGAGAGCATAATTTACGTATAGCGACCATTTTCTCGTACAACGCAAATGAAGACGATAAGGAAGCCGTAGGCGACACGTGGACAGATGATGAGTTTGCTATGGCAGCAGAACCAGCAGCAAGCTACGGAACAGCTGAGAAAAACCAGCACACCAGAGAACATCTAGAAGGTTTCATTGGTGACTACAACAAAATGTTTGCGACAAATTACAGTACTAAGGACTCGCAGTCATTTTACAATTACTACAATGACATCGCAAAGCGAGTAAAACATAAGCAAGTAGATATTTTGTTGGTGGTCAATATGTTTTTAACTGGATTTGATAGCAAGTCGTTAAATACCATATACGTTGATAAGAACTTACGTTATCACGGTCTAATTCAAGCCTATTCCAGAACAAACAGAATCTTAAACGAATTAAAATCTCAAGGTAACATTGTAGCTTTTAGAAATCTAAAAGAACGCACTGATGAGGCGATAAGCCTATTCTCAAATATCAATGCAAAGGACGAAATCATAATGCAACCGTACGAAGAGTACGTTGAGAAAATAAATGCAGCATTTATTGTATTACTACAAATAGCACCTACGGTTAACACTGTAAACAATCTGAAGGACGAAGAGGAAGAGCTAGCTTTTGCTAAAGCGTTTAGAGAGTTAATGCGACTTAAAAATATTCTCAGCACATTTACAGAGTTTACATTTGATGACCTCAGCGTAAACGAACAAACTTTTGAAGATTACAAAAGCAAGTATCTAGATTTATACGATAAAGTAAAAAGTCACGATGCAAAAGAAAAGGTATCGATACTTCAGGATATAGATTTTGAGCTGGAGTTGATACACCGTGACGAAATTAATGTTGCATACATTTTGAAATTACTGGCAAAACTGAAGGATGCAACTCCAGAAGATAAAGTAAAGCAAGAGAAAGCTATTTACGATATCATTGCTGGAGATACAAGATTACGTAGTAAGCGAGAATTGATTGAGAAGTTTATAAGTCAGCATTTACCACTAATCGAAGATTCAGAGGATATTGGTGATGAATTTGCAAACTTCATCAATATAGAAAAGATGAGAGCCATAAAAGACCTCAGCGATAAAGAAGACCTAGATGCTATAAAACTGGAGAAAGTAATAGGTGATTACCTATTCACAGAGAAGAAGCCTTTAAGAGACGATATCGTAGATTTAATGAATGAAAGACCTAGTCTAAAAGAACGAAAAATAAAGTCTGAGAGAGTGACTAGTAAAATTTTAAAATTTATTGAGACATTTATTAGCGGCATATCAAATTAA
- a CDS encoding acetyl-CoA carboxylase biotin carboxyl carrier protein subunit, which yields MSNYLITVNEEELQFNSSDVDTLDSIKVNAKNLHVLDNNSAFEVEVVHSDFLNKMMSLSINGNIYDIKLEDEYDQQVKKMGLLAVTTQKLNEVKAPMPGLIVDVMVEVGQEIVEGTPLLVLSAMKMENIILAQGEGIIKSIEVKKDDAVEKGQVIIEME from the coding sequence ATGTCAAATTATTTAATTACCGTAAACGAAGAAGAACTACAATTTAATAGTAGCGATGTTGATACTTTAGATAGCATTAAAGTGAATGCAAAAAATCTTCATGTTTTAGATAATAATAGTGCTTTTGAGGTGGAGGTTGTCCATTCAGATTTTTTGAATAAGATGATGTCATTGTCCATTAATGGAAACATATATGATATTAAGTTAGAAGATGAATACGATCAACAGGTTAAAAAAATGGGATTGTTAGCAGTAACAACTCAAAAACTGAATGAGGTAAAAGCACCAATGCCAGGTTTAATTGTTGATGTAATGGTTGAGGTAGGTCAAGAGATTGTAGAAGGTACTCCTTTATTAGTCTTGTCGGCAATGAAGATGGAAAATATTATTCTTGCGCAAGGTGAGGGAATTATTAAGTCAATTGAAGTTAAAAAAGACGACGCTGTAGAAAAGGGGCAAGTGATTATTGAAATGGAGTAG
- a CDS encoding aminotransferase class V-fold PLP-dependent enzyme, which yields MTTANSTKGAKQSSLELHFAKFKSHVVGENAVFETVYGTQNLLYADWIASGRLYGPIEDTMRNKIGPMIANTHSFSSETGKASTYAYRHAREIIKKHVNANENDVLVTAGTGMTGVLSRLQRIMGLRWPDAVKNNIKLPENERPVVFISHMEHHSNQVPWMETIADVVIVPCDENNLICPEKLRTEVEKYVDRPQKIGAFTACSNVTGIISRYHELAKVMHQNKGICIIDFAASAPYVEIDMHPKDPEAYLDAVLFSPHKFLGGPGTCGVLVFNKNLYKTDCPDVPGGGNVKWTNPWGAYSYHTDIETKEDGGTPGFLQVMRTALVIRLKEKMGTTNIEKREEELLAQCFTAFSQIDGLFILGENNAKRIGVISFGIKGAHYNLVVRLLNDRFGIQVRGGWSCASTYCHYLFSMDTNTSTTMTKDIENSNLTDKPGWVRLSLHPITTNKELAYICDAVNQVAQNFKEWGEDYVYNPKSNEFDYKNSGDQKIIKEVTDWFTM from the coding sequence ATGACTACAGCCAACTCTACAAAAGGTGCAAAGCAATCTTCTCTTGAACTCCATTTCGCCAAATTTAAATCTCACGTAGTAGGCGAAAATGCGGTATTTGAGACGGTTTATGGTACTCAAAATCTGCTATACGCAGACTGGATCGCTAGTGGTAGGTTATATGGACCCATTGAAGATACCATGAGAAATAAAATAGGTCCAATGATTGCCAATACGCATTCATTTTCAAGCGAAACAGGAAAAGCCTCTACCTATGCTTACAGACATGCCAGAGAAATAATTAAAAAGCATGTAAATGCAAATGAGAACGATGTATTGGTTACCGCTGGCACAGGCATGACAGGGGTACTCTCAAGATTACAACGTATTATGGGACTTCGATGGCCAGACGCTGTAAAAAACAATATAAAGTTACCGGAGAACGAACGCCCCGTTGTTTTTATTTCTCACATGGAACACCATTCTAACCAAGTCCCTTGGATGGAAACTATTGCAGATGTAGTGATTGTACCTTGCGATGAAAATAACCTTATTTGTCCTGAAAAATTAAGAACTGAGGTTGAAAAATACGTAGATAGACCACAAAAAATAGGAGCTTTTACAGCCTGTTCCAATGTTACCGGAATAATTTCTAGATACCATGAACTAGCAAAAGTAATGCACCAAAATAAAGGGATTTGCATTATAGACTTTGCTGCTTCTGCGCCATACGTAGAAATAGATATGCACCCTAAAGATCCAGAAGCATACTTAGATGCCGTTCTATTTTCGCCACATAAATTTTTAGGAGGTCCTGGTACATGTGGCGTTTTAGTTTTTAATAAAAATCTTTACAAAACAGATTGCCCAGATGTACCCGGCGGTGGAAATGTAAAATGGACCAACCCATGGGGCGCATACAGCTACCATACAGACATAGAAACTAAAGAAGATGGTGGAACTCCAGGTTTTCTTCAAGTAATGCGTACAGCGCTTGTTATACGTCTTAAAGAAAAAATGGGAACTACCAACATTGAAAAACGCGAAGAAGAATTATTAGCGCAATGTTTTACAGCTTTTAGCCAAATTGATGGATTGTTTATCTTAGGGGAAAATAATGCAAAACGTATAGGTGTTATTTCCTTTGGAATAAAAGGCGCACATTACAACTTAGTAGTTCGGTTACTAAATGACAGATTTGGCATTCAAGTTAGAGGAGGCTGGTCATGTGCAAGTACCTATTGCCATTACTTATTTAGCATGGATACCAACACGTCTACTACTATGACCAAAGATATTGAGAATAGTAATTTGACAGACAAACCAGGTTGGGTTCGCTTATCGCTACACCCAATCACTACGAATAAAGAATTAGCCTATATATGTGACGCAGTGAATCAAGTTGCCCAAAACTTTAAAGAATGGGGTGAAGATTACGTCTACAACCCAAAAAGCAATGAATTTGATTATAAAAATAGTGGTGATCAGAAGATTATTAAAGAAGTAACAGATTGGTTTACCATGTAG